The following is a genomic window from Clostridium fungisolvens.
TGTAGAAGCAGGATTATCAAATGTATTTGTCGATTGTGTAGGTGGAAATTGTTGTGCAACCTCAAGCTGTGGAGGTGAAAGTGCAAGTATAAGTATCTTCGTAGCTTATGGCGAAAAGTAATTAATAAAGATGTAATTTAAAAAGTAAATATATATTATAAAGACAAGGGACTCTATATAAAGTTGCTTGTCTTTCTTAGAAGGAGAATATAAATGAATTATAGTATAGAAGAGATGAAGTTATCAGACTGGGAACAGGTTAAGGATATTTATTTAGAAGGAATTAATACAGGAATAGCAACCTTTCAAAGCGAGGCACCAACTTGGGAATCATGGGATAAAGGTCATCTTGCAGCATGTAGATTTGTTGCTCGTTTGGATAACGACATCTTAGGTTGGGTTGCATTAAGCACAACTTCTACTAGAGAGTGCTATGCAGGAGTAGTGGAAGTAAGCATCTATATTGGGGAGAAATATAGAGGAAACAATATAGGATCAAGTCTTTTGACAAAGGTAATAGAGCAATCAGAAGAAAAGGGAATATGGACACTATATTGTGCTATTATTAGAGAAAATATTAAAAGCATAGAAATGCATAAGAAATGTGGATTCAGAGAGATTGGTATAAGAGAAAAAATCGCTAAAATGCCTAGTGGTGTGTGGCATGATGTTGTACTAATGGAACGAAGGAGCAAGGTGGTTGGGATAAGCTAAGAATGGTAGAAATATAACTTATGGCCAGATAGGGAATCCACTAGCCTATAATGCATACTCTGATATTTTTCAAGCATGTTTTTAATAAGGAATTACATTAAAAATATTATAAGGAGAACTTGAGTTGAATACACTTGAATTAAGAGAATGGGTTGTAAAGAATGATATTGAAAAAAAGACTATTAAAGGTTTTTGGAACTACTATAATAATTTCCTAGAGGAAGATTCAGAATCCTTTTACTCTATATATGGTAAGTTGGATCAAAAAATGATTTGTGTTAACTTATCGAAAGTTGCATTGACAATAGTAAATTGGCC
Proteins encoded in this region:
- a CDS encoding GNAT family N-acetyltransferase; the encoded protein is MNYSIEEMKLSDWEQVKDIYLEGINTGIATFQSEAPTWESWDKGHLAACRFVARLDNDILGWVALSTTSTRECYAGVVEVSIYIGEKYRGNNIGSSLLTKVIEQSEEKGIWTLYCAIIRENIKSIEMHKKCGFREIGIREKIAKMPSGVWHDVVLMERRSKVVGIS